TTCTGGTTCAGCAGATTAAGAATGTTAGCTCGCCCGTTGCTGTGCCATAGCTCTGGACATGGCAGTactatactccacagtctccactttgccgcCATTGTTTCTCCTCAGACTAACTCACCATGCAAGTGTTTGCTCTGCGCTGTAAATGAAACCGGGACTGTTTTCCTCGGTGTATATTGACATTAGAAAATGATCCCTCAGACGAATGAACACACAGATGCGCACACACTTCGTCAGAGCCACTGGATTGAGAGCCACATGACCCGCGTTACCGTAGTGTTGTGTAAATATGACTTCAAAACTCCATTTCAAAGTCCAACCTTCCCCTAAATATTTTCTCCGGAGCAGTTTTAAATCAGACTAAATGGACGTGGCACTTTCAATGGACTTCGGTTTTCTTGCTTGCTAACTATTGTATTTTAGTCATTCAATGTGATGTAATACGAGGGAAGAAATGCGCAATTTACTGGAGGAACAGAACAACATGTGACCAGCTAAATTATATTGGATGTCACTTTAAAGCCTATTTCATTTGATAGTAGTTGTTTGAATTTTATGGTTTTCTTTTGATGGGATGAGTCAATTTCTCACAAGAATTTAGTAGTATTATATTTTTgtagtaaaaaaagaaaaattattcaaacaatTCATGATCAATACATGTGGGAGGGGGGGACTATGTCTTATATATGCTTGCATGATTTGTAAAAAGTATTCAACTTTTGGTAGTGTatttctttccctttttttgCACCCAGCTGTGTGCAAAACATGAATTTGAGATCGGCTCCAAGATTTAAACACGTAACACACAACTATAACACATTTGTTGGATCGCTGCATAGGgttgaagtttatttttatttattttttttgccggtGCTGATTTCATGTATAAGTGATAGCAGACATGCCAACGTGACTAATACAAATTGTAGTCTACGACTGCCTCTTTTTGAGGCAGGAGGACACACTTGGAGTGTTCTATATTTCCATAGCAACAGTGACCACAAGTGTTGGTCCCGCTGAATAATTCATAAGCACCATAATACAAGAAATGACTCTGTGGCATGACTAATCAAATTTTGGTCCACTCCACTTCTTACTGCGACGCTTACGGTGCTTTTTATACGCCCATTTGTTGTTCGGTCAGTATGTGGCACCATTTCAACAACAGCCCGTTTTCCTCATAAAGTGGACTACTCAAACATCAGGATGAACCTTAAATcaactataacctttacaggtgaatttaatttgaccttctccaaacttttgaatgcacatgtccaccACAGTGGCATGTGTGTTATGTGcgccaactgttcaatgttcaCGTACGTACTCCCCCCAAGGACATCCACTTCTATTCCTTTCTGTGACGTTTCCAGTCTCTGTTGTGAACTGCTAATGGCACCCTAAGCACAgaatagatacagtatgttacaGTTTAATAAGCATTGTAGTAAATATGCTATATTTCCACAAATAGTGGCCAGggggcatttatttactcaactgtagATGTGATTAGGCATATATTGGGGGGAGTCAGTTACAGTATTTTAGAGGGGACCGCATTTTCTCAGTTGCCTCTTCACCTTAGACAGGCCCATTCACttcctgtttttaaataaaaaaatgcagtttttttcttcaagctTTTGCCTCAGTTTGAGATGTTGACTTATATACTAAtctctttttgtgttttactgttaaattgttttctgctatttttcaaattgGTGTTTATACCTTCGGTTTGTATCGGTCTTTATCTACTTACGTGTATTGTTCCTCGCTGTTTTTATTTCGATGTTGTTTTAAGCACTTTGGTCAATTGTAAGGTTCTTAAAGCGCTCTATAAACAAAGCTGGATTGGTTTTATCGCATGGAGTAAATTAAACAATGGAACTGGTGTATTTCAATGTACATCAAGTGAAACTGTTGCTTAAGACTAAGTAGGACTACAGAACATAAACGTGGAGGCACACAACATTGTCCAGTAATTAAATTGGAGTGGTTaggccttggaactctgccatggatgccatttttgttttgtctgttctCGTCCttgttgttgagtcatgaacactgaccttaactgaggtaaGGGATGCCTGCAGTTCTTCAGATGCTGTCCTGgattcctttgtgacctcctgaaCGTGCTCTTGGGGTCATTTTTGTAGGCCGCCCACTCCTGGGAAGGGTCACCActgttgcatgttttctccatttgtagATAACGGCTCTCACCGTGGTTCGCGGGAGTCCTAAAACTTGAGAAATTGTTTTGTAATCCTTTCCTGagtgatagatgtcaattactatatttctcatctgtttttgaatttcattggatcatggcattttgttgcaagcTTTCTGGGATCTTtttggctgacttcattttgtcagacaggttctattgaAGTAATTTCTTGATTGATCAGGTGTGGAGGGAACCAGGCTTGGGTGTGGCCAATGGAAATTaacccaaaaatgtgattttactttttcacacaggggccAGGTAGATTTGAATCGTTTTTTTCCCGTGAATAAATAagatcacaatttaaaaactgcattttatgtttatttgcattatctttgtctgatattaagatttgtttgatgatattcGACATTACAGTGCGGAaacggcaacaacaacaacaacaaaaaaacatttgagaggGGGAAAGCTATCACGGCACTGTGTTTCTACAGACCTATGTATGATGGAGAAAATTGCATTAAgtataatgaatttttttttttgaaacaagctctttttgttgtaaaatgaaataattacacgcaacaaaatgtcacattatTGTAATTTGTTACAGAATTCAGTGCAAAATCACAGATTAAGATCTCCCCTTGTGTTTCCTATTATGTCCAGTGAGTGTCACTATAACACCTTGTAGTCATATTTTGAATGCACAACATTACATTGTAATAATTGCTTTGGGCCTTCTCTGAAATGTTCCTATAGGGGCACAATCCATCACAGCAGACCTGAAATTACACCCTTGCGTATGCGCTTTAATGTGGAGTGCCGTGTTTATTGCACTGCACTGCGACATGCACCGGCAAACGCAACGTTGCTGTGAAGAAGTTATCACCCGCTCAGGCTCAGGGCTGCGGTCCCGTGCATGTGCAATGCAACCTGCTTTACAGGGCTACAGCACACATCAACTGAGATTCCACTAAGGAGTTGTTGTTATAGAAGACAGCAGCGTGGTCATATGGCTGTTACGGGCCATGTTTTGGTCCatccacagcaaaaaaaaaaaaaaaaaaaaaaaaaaaaaggtaagcgTCCTTTTAATCAGCACCATCATCATATACTAACAATTCCACAAGAATGAAAGTAGCATATACATCCGGAAATATTTCCAGTAACAGGAACAGCAAAGGAgatatgaaaattattttaaaaaataaaataaaacacaagtaGTAAACAAAGTAAATGTGTCCATGAGTGCTAAAATAaccataacaaaaaacaaacaaacaaaaaaaaaacagtccctgCCGGCAAGCAGATTTGAAAACATCGAAGACGGTAAATTGATGAGGGAGCACACCGACGGTCCAAAGGGTTTCCATGGTAACGATGGCCTTAGCAACAGGCCTGGCGGGTAAGCGTCTCTTGGCTCGtctcaaaaaattaaaataaaatgaaattaaaaaaaataaaaataaaataaaaaatagatccGCTCATAGCATATAATAGCCATAAAAATGCTCCTGCAAAGTtcttaatacatttatttattttatttttgctttcccGTGATGCATAATGGCGGCCATCAGAATTAAATGCTTGGTCAGATGAGACGAGAGCACCGTgggagagaattttttttttggggggggtgggggggtcagaATACTGTACTAAGATGTGCCCAGGGACGTCTCCTCTTACTCTTCGTCCTCTTCATTCAGTTTCGTCAGGTAGATGCCAAGAAGTAGCTCagtgcttgttttgttttgttgttgttgaaaggtTGCATGATGTCATacgttgtcttttgttttttaatgtcctCCACATTCGGAGGagcagcctcttttttttttttaagtcagtcAGGTAGTTCAGGTAggcttgtgtgcgtgcgtgtgtgtgtgtgtgtgttgccaacTGTCCAACAGTGGTTCTTCATGGTCTTCACGAAGGGGAAGGAGGGGACAAGAACTACTCATACTCCAGGAACTGTTTATGGTAGAATAAGAGATACCTAGAAAAGGGTGGGTGGGGTTCAAGACAGAAGATAAAGAAGATATATTTAATACACAAATGTGTTTCGGAACATTTTGTTAGTGTTCTTGTACTTCGGTAAATGGGAATGCTCcattttcaccccaaaaaatacatttaaaaaaagaaacaggacTGTGGTGGAGTGAGCGAATTGGGACGGTGCAGCCTCATTTCTTAATCATTGCGACCTCAAAACTCCTCACGACTTCTTAGTTTCTTCTAGTTTGACTGTAttgttttgttacatttatacggttggtgccttgagattcgTGTAAGgcaacttacaagtttttccaAGATACGAGCAACATCAAAAATGTCTAATTTGGGTGTTGAGCTACTAACAGGTTGTTCATTTTGCTCGGGTGTATGATTTGCGTGGCGCCTTCTCACCCTTCGCTATCAAGTACATCCTTAATGCTGGCCTTGGTGATGATGGCGTCGTCACATTTGAACCACTGGTCCTTGTGCTGTCGGATGAAGCTGGTGTAGTGTCCGCTCTCTAACGTGCCTTGGTGGTTGACCACCGCAAACAAGGAATACCTGGGCATAAAAAcacagtttgtttttgtaagtCTGTGTCCTCAAATAGTGGGCGCCAACTGTAATAGTGTCTCAATTACTGTCATTACCTCAGACTGTATCATTTACACGTGGGCGCTTAACTGCTAAACTCATTTGAACTCAGTcgcaaaccaaaacagcagcacctgccAAAGTACGTAGATGCTGTCTCAGTTTAAAGTCAGAATTTCATACTTACTTATTATCATTGTTTAACACGTCCACCGTTTGTTGGTACTGCCCGTTCATTCTGCTCTCTTTGCTGTGGGAGACACGAGAGAGATGAagattatataaaaaataaaaaataaaaaaaaaacatgcagcaatGCTGTAGAACGTCCACAACGTGGCGCCATTGTGCAATTTGTGACGCACACATTCTGTATTTctttttgggtgggggtggaGTCACGTGTCTCAAAAGAGATGAATGGACTGCTCCACGCAGGGTGGGGCTGCACACTGCTGCATGGTCCACTGACACTCATACAcaccaaaacatccatccatccattttccgagccgcttctcctcactagggagcctatcccagctatcatcgggcaggaggcgcggtacaccctgaactggatgccagccaatcgcagggcacatacaaacaaacgaccattcgcactcacattcacacctgcgggcatgttctgcccgtgcctgcgcgggttttctccgggcactccggtttcctcccacaccaaAACAgtattataatttgtttttttttacacgcattcaaattaatttaagaatgtttttattacgttattattattacaactcAACTGCATCATACTGCGAACTGCttctattatatatttatatgaggTTAACAAAGTATGATAAATTCTTCAAAACCAAAAGCATGTTTATTACAATGAATATTGACAATGGAGGTTTACATAACAAACTGTGGAATTAAGCTATatcttagtttttcttttttggattAGGTTCACATTTCTTTTAATCTCTTCTCAATGctcttctctttgtttttgcttGTACTTTTTGGCTGAACCTCTGAATAAAAgtctacatctatcaacctacCTATGAACAATATGATTTGGTAAACGTACAATATTTAAGAAAAACCCTTGGATTGGATCTCATCAGATATGTAATGTTATGTCTGGTGAGtgcacagaaacaaacacagCATTTTGTACGTGACGTGAGGGTGCAAGAAAAGGGCAATAGAGTATGTGGGATTTTGTGTGCTCTTCTTTCCCCCACCTGGATGCCATGAAGGGCGTCATGTCCAGCTCGAGAGGAAAGGAAACGTACGTAGTGATCTTCCGCCGCAATTTGGCGGAGTGCTCGAACCGCTGGGGTTGGCCGGAGAGGGAGGATGGGAGAGGAGGGAGAGAGgggcggggagggggggagaaaaTGACAAGTGGGAGACAGGGGAGTGGAGGGGGgaacgaaaaaaaacaacatgcagaATGGTTACAACATAGATAATAAAAgacagcttgtttttttttttaaacctggcTGTTACATGCATGTGAATTAACAGAAATGATAACAACAACACGGATTTATCCAAAACGACCATCTTTTAGTCGGCCCGTTTCTCTGAATTGCATCAATATATTATGAGCGTCCGAGACTATGATAAATAAAACATGGCGGACGAGGGTGCGCTGTGCCAGCGCTTCACGTCGAAAGTATTCTTGGACGATACAAATGGATCCAATTGTGGAATGAACGAAAAGCTGGTCAGCGTTTTGGCAAAAGATGCAATTCAAATGGTGCAACAATGAGACGGGGGAAAGCCTGTGTCCGGACTCACTTTGAGATGGAAACACGCTACAATGGGCAGCTTCTTCATCGTCAGCTGTTTGGTGGACTCCTGGTAACTATGGCAACCGCCACACTTGATTTTGGCACCGCTTCCTAGATGCTCGGGCCGCGTAAACCTGCGGAAAAGTCATGGAAAAGGGGCTTAGGAAGGCTTCCGTCCGGTCGTCCTGCATTGCATTGCATGTCGGTACACCCGAAAAGCGACTCGGCCTCGCCGGTGTTGCCAACGCCTCTATCACCACGGCAACCGGGCCTGTAGCTTTAATAGACTTTGCTGCAGCGACTAAGGGGGTGTGTGAGGAGCCGCAGCAGAGGGGAAGGAAAAAAGTCAGGGGAAAGGCGAAGACGACGACATTGGAGAGGGTacgagggggagaaaaaaaaagaaaataaaaagcaattcgGCGAGCAAATAAGATAAGGAGAAGAGGGGAGGAGGGAAAAGACATTGCAAGAATTGGCAACCTTGTTATCAGCTCTGCCAATAACAAGGTTGCTAGTGAgcatacagtggtgtgaaaaagtatttggccCCTTTCTTATTTGTTTGTCACACTTGTATGTttgccatcatcaaacaaatttaaatattagtcaaagacaacacaagtaaacacaaaatgcagttttcaaatgaaggtttttattattaagggagaacaaaaaatccaaaactacatggccctgtgtgaaaaagtgattgacccctaaacctaataactggttgggacACGCttggcagcaacaactgcaatcaagcctTCGCCATGACTTCTTACAGCCCATGTGGAGGAATTTCagctttgcagaattgttgtaattcagccacgtTTTCGAGCATGATGCACCTTTTTAAGGGCTTGCCACAACCCAAGTTCAGACGgccggacattctccttcaggattttttgtttGACGGCAGAATTCAAGGTTCCATTTttcacagcaagtcttccaggtcctgaagcagcaaaacagccccagaccatcacactacccaccaccatgttttactgttagtatgatgttctttttcgaAAATGCTGTGTTTCTTTTACACCAGATATAATGGGgaaacacaccttccaaaaagttcaacttttgtctcatcagaccacagagtattttccccaaagttttggggatcatcaagatgtcttctggcaaaattgaaacgagccttaatgttctttttgctccgCAGTGGATTTCGTCTCGGAACgctgccatgcaggccatttttgcccattgtCTTTCTTacggtggagtcatgaacactgaccttaactgaggcaaatgaggcctgcagttctttggatgttgttgtgaggtcttttgtgacctcttggatgagtcgtcgctgcgctCTTGGAGTAATTTTGGTCGTCCCACAGCTGTTGGTTCTCTTTCAGCTGTTTACTGAATGCCGGgacaacagtaaaacacaaacgcATTGAGCAACtcacgcaggagctgctgtcggccacagctcaggCCAGGACACTTACACGCAGACTCACCGACGCCACACACCACCCCACCGggtcccgcctcttaaaggcacataacGAATACGCTGACACTATACTGCTGCATTTTCTATCCATTTTACCCTTGCAGgttttttgtgttgaaatacttttgcaatgtgttcaaaagtgtgtttaaatggGTTTAAAGAGAGTGTGAGGTTTGACTGTACGTTCCATCCTGTAATgggaattgtattatttactacATTAccacaaccccgattccaatgaagttgggacattgtggtaaacataaataaaaacagaatacaatgatttgcaaatcacgttcaacctatatttaattgaatacactacaaagacaagatatttaatgttcaaactgataaactttattgtttttagcaaattaatcattaactcagaattttgtggttgcaacatgttccaaaaaactgggccagggtcatgtttaccactgtgttacatcaccttttcttttaacaaaattcaataaacgtttggaaactgaggacactaattgttgaaggtttgtcggtggaattttttcccattcttgcttgatgtacaacttcagctgtacaacagtcctgggtctccgttgtcgtattttacacttcataatgagctacacattttcaatgggagacaggtctggactgcaggcaggccagtctagtacccgcactcttttactacgaagccacactgctataacacgtgcagaatgtggtttggcattgtcttgctgaaataagcaggggcgtccatgaaaaagatgttgcttggatggcagcatacgtttctccaaaacctgtatgtacctttcagcatcaatggtgccttcacagatgtgtaagtgacccatgccattggcactaacacagccccatactatcacagaAGCTGGCCTTTggactttgcgtccataacagtccggatgattcttttcctctttggcccagaggacacgacgtccacaattttccaaaaacaatttgaaatgtggactcgtcagaccacagaacacttttccactttgcatctgtccatcttagatgagctcgggcgcagagaagccggcggcgtttctgggtgttgttgatgaattgcTTTTGATTGGCAATGATTTctacagattctctgaaccttttgatgatactatggaccgtggatgatgaaaaccctaaattctttgcaattgtacgttgaggaacattgtccttaaactgttggactattttcttacgtacttgttcacaaagaggtgaacctcgccccatctttgcttgtgaatgactgagcaattcagggaagctccttttccacccaatcatggcacccaccagtttccaattagcctgttcacctgtgggatgttccaaacaggtgtttgatgaacattcctcaacttatttgccacctgtcccagcttttttggaacatgtcgcagccataacattctaagttaatgattatttgctaaaaacaataaggtttattagtttgaacattaaatatcttgtctttgtagtgcattcaattaaatataggttgaacatgatttgcaaatcattgtattctatttttatttatgtttaacacaacgtcccaacttcattggaattgttgttgtatatttgttattctagtcattcattttattattgatgttatgttttatttcagttttttttattttgcctttattCTTCCAACCTCGAGGTGTCATAAACAAGTAACTGCCCTGTTGTATTATTGGATAACCAGCACTGATATAGAATGACTCTAAAatggagaagaagaagcatTTCATGTCAAGTGTACCTGCGTAGGCAGTCCGTGAGCGTCGTGGACCCCGACAGGTGGCTTTCCCCGTTGACAGTGCCGCCGTCGCCTCCAGGACTGAGGGGCCAAAACGGCGTGGATGAGCCAGGCAGGTCCAAACTGATGTCCCAGAAGGGATCTATCGTCGTGGAAACCCCACTGCAAAGGTGGAGATGACAGGAAACATTATCATTCGAGAAGTAACGTGCGCTTGTGTGTACGGAGCTTTGTCTCCCATAACGAGTCCTGATGAGAGGATGATGACACGAGTTGTAATCACGTGAGCTTGGATGCAACACCGCCATACTTTTGTGTGAGCAGTACTCACTCTTTGACTGGCCATTACTCACAAacttcattttgattttgatattTAGTTACATAGATAACCAGTTCAattcttatggggaaaaaaaaaaagaaaagaggcttcaagctgttttctttgccaaatttactgtcaaaacataaaataaagagcattacacgttgtgtatttaaatcaaCGGCATCACTTAATGATGAATATCAGCTAACtttatgctaacacacaatgtaaaaatacCAGACGGGCTAGCGAAATCTATGGGTGTCGTGGTGCTATACCGTAACCCACAAGTGGTAGTGAACGGTTATGTTGAGggtctgtatatacagtacagatcGTGGAGATCTGGTTATGTGTGTGCTCACTGTGCTGAGCTCTATTGATCATCTTGAGTCTACCACACACTGTAAGCGCAATAAATACACGCACACAGCGATTGAACAGTGGGTCTATCAGATATGATACTAAATATTGTTAAGTGTGTACATTGGACGCCGGCATACCCGCAGTTCGGCACCTGTGGATTCACCGATcggtggatttatttatttttcaatacgCTTATTTGTTTATCTCCACTTATTAAAGAAAtgttcaggtaaaaaaaaaaattccagcgcAATTATAATAGAGGTTAATTggaaattctaaattgcccgtaggtatgaatgtgagcgcgaatgatagtttgtttctatgtgccctgcgattggctggcgaccggttcagggtgtaccccgcctctcgcccgaagatagttggcataggcgccagcagcccgctacccttgtgaggataagcggtgaagaaatgGAAATTATAATGGAAGTCAGTTATCTGCAGCTTTTCGGGATTTGCGGTCCAGCTCGGTTGTTATCCCTGGTGAacagcgggggtccactgtacccCGCTTGACTGAATGCAAAGGGACTGCAGTCATGTTCACGGTGGCAGTCGACCGAACCGATGAGTCATGATACTGTAATACAAAGAGGTACCAGCAGGTAGCCATTGATAACCTGCATAACAGGGCAGCGATTTTGTGCCGTTCCAGGAGAAAAACATTCTTTTGCACAAACTACAGCGTCAATGAGGATTTGATATGGCCTAAATGGGCCTTTAGAATGCTAATGCGCCACGAGCTGCACATGAGCGGTTGATATTGAGCAAGCGTGCGgcttggctggctggctggtgGAGGTCAGTGCAGCGTGCTTGTGTTAATGTGACAGAACAGctcgggggtggggtggggaccAAGCTTGCCGTCTAGACAACCatgcccccctcccctccttaTCGTCGTCTCACCAACTGTATAGGGACTGGCCCTCGCGCAGGGATGAGAGGCGATGTGGCAATTAATGACTTCTGCTGCGAAGGAGCGCTCTTATCTGCTTCGCACTTACTGGCAAACCTGACAGGTAACGTCCGACTGGAGCCCTCCGGTGAAGATTTGGTCGATGATGCAGTTACAGTGGTTCGGATTGTTGGCCTTCTTCCCGTTGTCGTCTCCTGCGGAGCGCGGTGAGGTGAAAGGTTAAATGCAGATAACAGACACTTTAACACCTCAAAAGGCCTCGCGCTCACTCTCACGAGAAGCAAATGGAGGCGGGCTGCTTGGTCAGCCCGCCATCATTGCACCAATTGACATTCCTCACAATGTCGACTCGGCACACAATATTGTCAGTCAAGTCAAGGTATGCCTCAAAACGCTGCATTTGAGAACACTGGGAACTTGGACCTTGGACTAGGAAAAGAGCTCCGACTCTGATTTCAGCGGTGCATTCAAGCATTTTATAGTCCGCAAGTTATATGTATCCATTGGTGATGCAGTGAATTCTCGCCTAATCGAGGTTCTCTATTCACAAATTCCCCTAgtcacgttttttttctgtggaacctagcctcagctatttgctgaaaaactcacctatttttttactcttttacaAACCAATGATGCCACGAGATGTTATCAATGCGCTAGCTGATATGAAAGTAccaattggtgtcaaggaagtatgctgAGGtgatctttgtatgtcggggaggatcTAAGCGTAGCCTGTGTTGTTAGCGGAAGTTAGGGTGCGTCTTTTTGCACAAGCGTACATTTTTACTCTATTATTACTCTTACGCTATTAAAAAGCTCAAGTCAGTAAACAAGATAGGTCTCGTTATTGCTTGataattgatatttttacagCTTGGGCTGCAAAtgcaacatttttacaaaatcaaaacaaatcatctctatgttttttgtttttgaggttAATGTTGTAAGACAAAATTATATTAGTGTTTTGGAGTCAGAggttgtggtatatttacagtttaactttaaaatatggaaataatGAAGAATTATCAGGGATCATCAATTGTTGTTTTCACTACTCACGGCAGTGCTTTCCAAGCACGGCAACACGAACCATTACATAatttataaaacaatgaaatagaCAAAGGTGCACAGgtgcacagacaaacaaacccaCCCAGGTAAACGCGTCCCATTACCTTCCTGCACTTGCGACATACAGACCCATTCGCACGTCGCTATTTAGTCGGGAGGCCGAGCTTACTGATGGTGTCCCCTTTGCAGTGCCGGTGTAGAACATCCAGCGCGGCGATGAGGAACTCGTGGGCGTCCTGCTGCTCGTAGCCGGCCAGGTGGCGCGCGTGCGT
This Phycodurus eques isolate BA_2022a chromosome 16, UOR_Pequ_1.1, whole genome shotgun sequence DNA region includes the following protein-coding sequences:
- the LOC133414979 gene encoding ubiquitin carboxyl-terminal hydrolase 22 isoform X2, giving the protein MSPAGCPHVNGYKVDNWKQNLRVIYQCFVWSSTAETRRRKAKSCICHMCGAHLNRLHSCLYCVFFGCFTKKHIHEHAKNKRHNLAIDLLYGGIYCFVCQDYIYDKDMEQIAKEEQRKAWKLQGIGEKYTTWEPTKRELELLRHNPKRRKITTNCTIGLRGLINLGNTCFMNCIVQALTHTPLLRDFFLSDRHKCEMQSNSCLVCEMSQLFQEFYSGHRSPHIPFRLLHLVWTHARHLAGYEQQDAHEFLIAALDVLHRHCKGDTIRDDNGKKANNPNHCNCIIDQIFTGGLQSDVTCQVCHGVSTTIDPFWDISLDLPGSSTPFWPLSPGGDGGTVNGESHLSGSTTLTDCLRRFTRPEHLGSGAKIKCGGCHSYQESTKQLTMKKLPIVACFHLKRFEHSAKLRRKITTYVSFPLELDMTPFMASSKESRMNGQYQQTVDVLNNDNKYSLFAVVNHQGTLESGHYTSFIRQHKDQWFKCDDAIITKASIKDVLDSEGYLLFYHKQFLEYE
- the LOC133414979 gene encoding ubiquitin carboxyl-terminal hydrolase 22 isoform X1, which encodes MSPAGCPHVNGYKVDNWKQNLRVIYQCFVWSSTAETRRRKVLQGDAGWTELAKSCICHMCGAHLNRLHSCLYCVFFGCFTKKHIHEHAKNKRHNLAIDLLYGGIYCFVCQDYIYDKDMEQIAKEEQRKAWKLQGIGEKYTTWEPTKRELELLRHNPKRRKITTNCTIGLRGLINLGNTCFMNCIVQALTHTPLLRDFFLSDRHKCEMQSNSCLVCEMSQLFQEFYSGHRSPHIPFRLLHLVWTHARHLAGYEQQDAHEFLIAALDVLHRHCKGDTIRDDNGKKANNPNHCNCIIDQIFTGGLQSDVTCQVCHGVSTTIDPFWDISLDLPGSSTPFWPLSPGGDGGTVNGESHLSGSTTLTDCLRRFTRPEHLGSGAKIKCGGCHSYQESTKQLTMKKLPIVACFHLKRFEHSAKLRRKITTYVSFPLELDMTPFMASSKESRMNGQYQQTVDVLNNDNKYSLFAVVNHQGTLESGHYTSFIRQHKDQWFKCDDAIITKASIKDVLDSEGYLLFYHKQFLEYE